Below is a window of Rhizophagus irregularis chromosome 10, complete sequence DNA.
atttttcttttaactcaACGAGAAAAATACGTCATCATCACTCATCATCAATCAATCATCAATCATCATGACAATCATAATGCCATATTTAACAAGCGAACATTATGCACCATATCAAATCAGTGATTATAGGAATGAAAATCACgaaaaattttcacaaattgtTAGTAAAATAGTTTCATCATATATTGATGATGCAACATtacttaaaattaaacaaCATACTACACTTTCCCTTTATGACCTTTTAACTCCCCTTGAAAATCATCGTACTTCGAAAATACCAAGACCACAAAATAGTTTTGTCATATATCGAAGAAATTTACAAGCAAAAATGGCATTATCACAAGCTGCAAATTCTTCATTTGATAGATTAGATAAGATTTCAAAAGTTGCAGGAAACAGATGGAAAAATGAAACCAAAGAAATCAAAGAACTTTTTGCATTCCTCGCTGATTGTGCAAAGAAAGTTCACAATTGTATCTTTCCTGGATACGTTTATAATCCGAAAAGATATCCTACGATAAAAATACCAATGAAATCACCTTCATCTGATAATCCATACGTTCATCAACAAACATCTTCCTATATTACAACCAATTATAATTCATTCACTTCAtcacaatttaataatttacctttaaCTCTTGAAATTACaccaaattttatgaattcttatgatgataaaatttgtaaGATTCTTAATAAAAACACGCAacactttttataaaatagacgCAGTTCATATTGTGTTAATTTACTAACCTTATAAAGAGAGAAATAAAGGGATCACGCGaatgttttaatatatataaagggtTATTatgctatttatttatttaacaaagttgttacacatatttttttaatataacctAATTTAGGATCATAATTCCATAATTATTACGTAATTGGGCTTAGTTGGTGAAATTCTGATACTccgaaataataataatattattattcataatatttaataataactctCTAATCTTTGACATATTAATTCTTTGAAATACAAtgatttaaagttttatatatacataaaaacaGAATAATAgaatagatatttttttttttttctattaatagaatttttttttgacaatggacaaataacatttttaaattttttaaggtaCAGTGACGGGatcaatttagaaaaaaatttagtctatgaaaaaaaaaaaaaattgtgtatcCTTTATTTAGAAAGTTTGTCGATTTAAAGAAGATTTCAATGAAATCATCGAAAACAATGGTTAGTCTAAATGTAAGATTATGtaccaaattattaatatgacaAATTTTATGTATATCAATTCCTtgcttttaaatttatattgtggattttttgaaaatggaTTGTCCTTAAATAACCtgttagaaaataaattaatcctTAATTGTATTCATATAATGTACATCCCGGTATTTTGATTGATCTCTTACcatattttagatatttaaatgaaataaaaatttcatcgtaacatttttttttaaaaaaaaaaattctccttTTTTCCTGCCGTTTTCTTCCCCGcaaaatctgaaaaaaaaaaatttttttaaaaaatttcattgaaaaataattttgtttatagtaataaaaaattccataatatttGGAGTTTGTTTTAATGTTGAACAATTATGAGGATTAtcgaataaagaataaaaaatatataatatattatatatagttatTTCATTACGAACGaagaaaaagatatatatatatatatatattttttttttaaaaaaaaataaagaaaaagaacattatAATGAAAGTCTTTAAGAATAATGGAAGAGTTATTATagctaatttaattatattaattcttgAAATATTTCACGTTGAAGCATTTTATTTGGTggatattaatgataatttaaataataatttatcaaaattaaatgttaataatattaataataataaaaatttcaatttaattagtaGACGACAAGTAAATGAACATTATTCagataaaaatgttgaaaatttaCCATTTAAATCACAATATGGATTTATAATAGTTAtgatttcatcttttttagcTGTATATTTGAACTTTGTGGGTACAAGTTATGTCTTATATAGAAGTTATTACAAATGGAAGAGTAGTCGTCGTATCACTTTACCAATGACTTTAAGGGTTCCAATGTATATAGCTATGACAGATTCTTTCGTTATGATatcacatttaataaatatatctcGTATGGCAGCAACTCAAAAACCATGGGAAGGTTCAACTTGTAATATAATTGGtggtttaacttttttttttcaatgtatGAACATTTTCTTGGTGGGAGGTGTAGCTATAACAACTTTTCTTCGTGTAAAAAGTCGATCATTTAGTTTGGgaaaatatgattataaattattccttggaatgttaattttatctttaatatctACAATAGCACTTAACAAAGATTTTGGTCAAAATATGTATTGGTGTGCAGGaaaatttgatgataaaaatttatcaatattttctttatgcataataattatagtaatgaCAGTTAGTTTATTCTGTTATATAAGTATAATATATGAAATGAGATCTATAAAGATTGAAGAAGGTTTTGGTAGTGAAGAAATTTCAAATCaacgtaaagaaaaaaataaacgtatttatagtaaaatatcaagttatatattgatttttattatacaatatgtTCCTGtcactatttataatattagtcATATAAGACATATTGATCATTATTGGATCTACGTTGTTTGTGatattggaataaattttGGTGGTATAGGAAATTTCGTACAggtttgtaaaattttatataactcaTCGTCGtcatatcatcatcatcgtcgtcatcatcgtcatcattatcatcattatcattattgtcAATCTCATCGTCATTGTCATCATGTAAatcaaatcattatttaacgtcaatcttatatatatattttgtagtATACAATTAATGAAGGATGGAGCGACAAATTAGATGAATCAAGTGATACGTATAACCTAAACGTAATAAATCCGAGAATTCCTTTCaacttaaataataacaataacaattcCAGAGATTCAAATCAAGATTCTTGTGAAGTAATTGATTCATTTGGTATAATACATTCTGCTTCCgctaatcaaaaaaagaataaaaaagtttcaagGCCTTCTTACCTGAAAAAAATACCCaatgaattaaataacaattaataatgatttggGAAAAATTGGGAGAGAAGGTTAAAAACCGAGTCATTATAAGTGGTAGGTGCACCGCGAATTTACCCAACTTATATTGACACGTATTATGTacaaagattattttaaaaattttttttttttctcaaattttttttttttttttttttgtaaatgaaaaaatatatatattaaaaaataactgaattgttaaagtttttattcTTGAATATTATACAAGTAAATTGTCATTAGCACCGCGTATAATGGAAGAGAGGAATGCAACTTGCACTTATTTAAATTGCAACACACATAGTATACCGTTCATGTTAATTCTAATTTGTTTGTAGAAACATTTCACAATCGCAAGTAAATTGTCATTAGCACCGCGTAGAATGGAAGGGAGGAATGCAACTTGCACTTAATAAATTGCAACACACATAGTATACCGTTCATGTTCATTCTAATTTGTTTGTAGAAACATTTCACAATCGTAAGTAAATTGTCATTAGCACCGCGTAGAATGGAAAGGAGGAATGCAACTTGCACTTAATAAATTGCAACACACATAGTATACCGTTCATGTTAATTCTAATTTGTTTGTAGAAACATTTCACAATCGTAAGTAAATTGTCATTAGCACCGCGTGGAATGGAAGGGAGGAATGCAACTTAcacttaattaaattgcaacaCACATAGTTAGTATACGTTCATGTTTGTTTTGTAGAAACATTCCACAATCCCGTGACAATGTACCAATCAATACAGTAACTAAAATTATTGACAACATTATTATCTCACAATCGCGTGACATTCTACCAATCAATGACGTacaacatatttaaatatgcacaacatataaaaaatgacgTATTACACAACTaactttattcattttacattattttttattttcatcatcatcatttttcttttcattatcaattaaatcttgtaaattaatatttttacccACATTCTCATGATTAAATGGACAATGCCTACATTTACTTCCACAACAACGACCTCTTGATTTATGATATAACTCAGTCATTACCTTATAACCTGTTACGGGGTcgatataaaaatgttgattattctttttttaagttatataaataaaaaaaaaaaaaatattttaaaaatagtaataataatgatgataatgacgATATTTTAACGATATTTatacaacaaataaaaatgatttacatattattttaccTGAATTGCTAATTTATGAGCTTCATACCATTCAGGCTTATCTtcactttcaaaatttttatttgaagttTTTGAATCATTCTCATTGTTATCATTGTTATCAGacatattattaactttacaAAGTTTAACAAATGATGattccttttttaataattttgaaagtttagaaagaaacatttataaaaatagaacattgaaagaaaaaaaagttacggATAAAAGTTAATGACcctttttatagtaaaaataagtttttatttgtttgatttaCTTTTTTGATCATCATGAATGATGGGAAAAtgatttaactaaaattaaccaaaaatggataaatgttacacaacgtaacaaatttttttttaaaaaaaattattagacgTATTTACATTGAGatgtaaaaaagaagaaaaaatgaaagaaaagaaaattaaaaaaaaaaaaagtaataataataataataataataataataataaaaataaagatgatgataatgataataaaaatgtaataataaaaacttctaatttcttctattttttttttttttaaatatgagcAGGTACAGGAGGCATATAACTTATACTATTAACAATTATTcgagtattttcttttaaccTTTGAAAAGCACATTCAAAACGAGCTTTTATTACTAATTCTCTTTGTTCTTCAAGAGTTAAAACAGCTTGATCGTCGAATTTTCGCTCCAAGATTTCAATATCACTAGGAGTAGCATTTACCAATTCTTGAAAAGATACTTCGAAACTTTCACGCAAGGCTTCAAGTTGAGTTGGGAATAAACGTGGTTTATATAATCGAAGTAATTCTGAAAGAATACGTTCCCGATAATTTGAAAAGTCTTGACCATCCTTTGATTTAAAAGCTGAAAGATATTCTTCGCGAAATAAAATGGTATTCGACATTTTTTGTTTGatgtt
It encodes the following:
- a CDS encoding uncharacterized protein (SECRETED:cutsite_VEA-FY; SECRETED:prob_0.5979); SECRETED:SignalP(1-27); the encoded protein is MKVFKNNGRVIIANLIILILEIFHVEAFYLVDINDNLNNNLSKLNVNNINNNKNFNLISRRQVNEHYSDKNVENLPFKSQYGFIIVMISSFLAVYLNFVGTSYVLYRSYYKWKSSRRITLPMTLRVPMYIAMTDSFVMISHLINISRMAATQKPWEGSTCNIIGGLTFFFQCMNIFLVGGVAITTFLRVKSRSFSLGKYDYKLFLGMLILSLISTIALNKDFGQNMYWCAGKFDDKNLSIFSLCIIIIVMTVSLFCYISIIYEMRSIKIEEGFGSEEISNQRKEKNKRIYSKISSYILIFIIQYVPVTIYNISHIRHIDHYWIYVVCDIGINFGGIGNFVQYTINEGWSDKLDESSDTYNLNVINPRIPFNLNNNNNNSRDSNQDSCEVIDSFGIIHSASANQKKNKKVSRPSYLKKIPNELNNN